In Ischnura elegans chromosome 6, ioIscEleg1.1, whole genome shotgun sequence, one genomic interval encodes:
- the LOC124160422 gene encoding eukaryotic translation initiation factor 3 subunit B-like: MGNALRCCCRRTQRRDEEEGPAAEGPCPEETVTPGAGVEAVDNTSEPPKSTSPVPPEAGTPPSPASPPPPGEEQDEDEGPARGSSEVQDHPGPNDRLHRSMLREMDILRRDIEDLVAEIDRLEAIIEHLLTHLDLQALEQRPPRVGPGGDQ; the protein is encoded by the exons ATGGGAAACGCTCTGC GATGTTGCTGCCGAAGGACACAGCGGCGGGATGAGGAGGAGGGTCCGGCCGCCGAGGGCCCTTGCCCGGAGGAGACGGTGACTCCGGGGGCGGGCGTGGAAGCAGTGGACAACACCAGTGAACCACCAAAATCCACGTCCCCTGTGCCCCCGGAGGCGGGCACACCACCTTCGCCcgcctcacctcctcctccgGGAGAAGAACAAGATGAAGATGAGGGCCCTGCCAGGGGGAGTAGTGAGGTGCAGGACCATCCAGGGCCAAACGATCGCCTCCACCGGTCAATGCTCCGAGAAATGGACATATTGAGGAGAGATATAGAGGACCTCGTAGCGGAGATTGACCGGCTGGAGGCGATAATTGAACATCTACTAACACACCTAGACCTCCAGGCCCTGGAACAGAGACCGCCGCGGGTCGGTCCTGGAGGTGACCAGTAA